The following proteins are co-located in the Saccharomycodes ludwigii strain NBRC 1722 chromosome V, whole genome shotgun sequence genome:
- the VBA1 gene encoding Vba1p (similar to Saccharomyces cerevisiae YMR088C | VBA1 | Vacuolar Basic Amino acid transporter), producing the protein MSRKIDEQTPILIRSTPNDSEDEPRSLEELEQIYHRENLNLTKYPILISLWLGSFLASLDNTIVANIMNKVAEEFHESEKKQWIATSFLLTNTAFQPLYGKLSDVTGRKFALVTAHIFFLLGCFLTTFSNDVFQFSLFRAVCGFGAGGISAMSSIIVSDICTAKERGVYQGYANLVFALGQFLGAPLGGFLIDSIGWRIIFAAQVPAILLCLLLAVKNINIKLAHVPKHRFTWDNMSRIDFGGSLTLVCTIGGILFMCSTNWNKLFLAISTLFSLSLFIINELYLCKEQILPFKKVWSKFGVTSILTLFSSFIAFGEIFRTPIFLQTVQNFSTSKTGIFLIFTSISSPVASLFTGWVLRRTRLNLEYCSYLLLFFSFIIQILGLSLELFVVKYLEPSHFVSDAATGSGISILGQNYLFPSGSFLWKVLLCISNMLIMGGYSMLLVSTLVSIVFTVEKSQQGTFTGLFYLWRSIGNVLGASLTLTVFDRSLLVGLWRYLKDQPELFDSLIHDSSNIRKLFSGQKLLDILNIYNNSIIISYIPAYSLCLFSFVISFIFIRYFTRLLVKHDSC; encoded by the coding sequence atgagcCGGAAAATTGATGAACAAACGCCAATATTAATACGATCAACTCCTAATGATTCAGAAGATGAGCCCAGGTCTTTGGAAGAGTTAGAACAGATTTATCATCgagaaaatttaaatttaactAAATAtccaattttaatttcGTTATGGTTAGGCAGTTTTCTAGCTTCATTAGACAACACAATTGTGGCTAATATTATGAACAAAGTCGCTGAGGAATTTCATGAAtcggaaaaaaaacaatggaTTGCAAcaagttttttattaaccAACACTGCGTTTCAGCCTCTATACGGTAAACTGTCTGATGTCACTGGTCGGAAATTTGCCTTGGTCACTGCccacattttttttttgctagGTTGTTTTTTAACCACATTTTCTAATGAtgttttccaattttctttgtttagGGCCGTTTGTGGATTCGGTGCTGGCGGCATCAGTGCAATGAGTagcattattgttagtgATATTTGCACTGCAAAAGAACGAGGTGTTTATCAGGGATATGCTAATCTAGTTTTTGCTTTGGGTCAATTTTTAGGTGCTCCTCTAGGTGGCTTTTTAATAGATAGTATTGGATGGagaattatttttgctGCCCAAGTTCCTGCAATCTTGTTATGTTTACTTTTAGCagtgaaaaatattaacataAAGCTAGCACATGTTCCTAAACATAGGTTTACTTGGGATAATATGAGTAGGATTGATTTTGGTGGTTCCTTAACACTAGTTTGCACTATTGGtggtattttatttatgtgCTCCACCAATTGGAATAAACTATTTTTGGCTATTTCCACTTTGTTTAGTCTTTCacttttcattattaatgaattaTATTTGTGCAAAGAACAGATTTTACcctttaaaaaagtttggaGCAAGTTTGGCGTTACATCTATTTTAACCCTATTTAGTTCATTTATTGCATTTGGTGAAATTTTTAGAACTCCGATTTTCTTGCAGACTGTTCAAAACTTTTCAACTTCTAAAACcggtatttttttgattttcacTTCAATTTCCTCACCAGTAGCTTCTTTGTTTACCGGCTGGGTATTAAGAAGAACAAGGCTCAATTTGGAATATTGCTCGTATTTgctattgtttttttcatttattatcCAGATATTGGGGTTATCCCTGGAACTGTTTgttgtaaaatatttggaacCATCTCATTTTGTCAGTGACGCGGCTACTGGCAGTGGTATCTCTATATTAGGTCAAAATTATCTTTTCCCTTCCGGCTCATTTTTATGGAAGGTTTTGTTGTGTATTTCTAACATGTTGATAATGGGTGGATATTCTATGTTATTGGTTTCTACATTAGTAAGTATCGTATTCACCGTAGAAAAGTCTCAACAGGGTACCTTTACcggtttattttatttatggAGATCTATCGGGAATGTTTTAGGTGCTTCTTTAACTTTAACTGTTTTTGATCGATCATTATTAGTTGGTTTGTGGAGATATTTGAAAGATCAACCAGAATTATTTGACAGTTTGATACATGATTCATCTAATAtaagaaaattattcaGCGGCCAAAAATTGttggatattttaaatatttataacaattctattattatttcataTATTCCAGCTTATTcattatgtttattttcttttgtcatttcttttatatttattagatATTTTACAAGGCTTTTGGTTAAACACGATTCATgttaa
- the NPL6 gene encoding Npl6p (similar to Saccharomyces cerevisiae YMR091C | NPL6 | Nuclear Protein Localization) has protein sequence MHPKPRGRPPKRKYAGIGLSSNKKFIQNNKKLNSTTASASSNTYRSDAKRARLGLPPLDENGKPIPVKNDEYVLPIDEEGETKIDSNGNLLDGREFIIKTFQILQSNTDTNAIKNEADKDTPANTMTERKYMISTEIARTIGFRDSYLFFQYNPTLHKVVLTQEQKNDLISRGMMPYSYKSRVISVVTARSCFRAFGSRIIKNGRFVTDDYYAKKLRESGEVVEGAYVNAKSGQYNTVGKKIHANSKGRGASSGSAGNDGRHNSNKNVHGAINISSSGTLTNINTPNAASSNGSNFLSSLAVNNLNFKLHQNMKMHSYSGVTNEFERARKTFEFFDNRQNFFNDNTHHHSSDLEGTAALGKMDQENWMYQHAVACSRFNSTLLYDRQRVLLTEQKGLRDVYTNTLHIPAATQSCKVIKRTYRNEKGIVIETKLTDSDINRRKIGLKDFPLSLFENCVSDEIKRQILKQRQYELEN, from the coding sequence ATGCATCCTAAACCACGTGGAAGACCGcctaaaagaaaatatgcCGGCATAGGCCTatcatcaaataaaaaattcattCAGAATAATAAGAAACTAAATAGCACAACCGCTAGTGCATCATCAAATACGTATAGATCAGATGCTAAAAGAGCAAGGTTAGGATTGCCACCATTAGATGAAAATGGTAAGCCAATACCGGTGAAAAACGATGAATATGTTTTACCTATAGATGAAGAAGGTGAAACTAAAATTGATTCTAATGGCAATTTATTAGACGGAAGAGAGTTTATCATCAAAACATTCCAAATTTTACAATCAAACACTGATACTAATGCCATTAAGAATGAGGCTGATAAGGATACACCTGCCAATACCATGACCGAACGAAAATATATGATTTCTACGGAAATTGCTCGTACCATTGGTTTTAGAGActcttatttatttttccagTATAATCCCACATTACACAAGGTTGTTTTAACGCAGGAACAAAAGAACGATTTAATTAGTAGAGGGATGATGCCTTATTCTTATAAGAGTAGAGTTATTTCTGTGGTCACTGCTAGGAGTTGTTTTAGGGCATTTGGGTctagaattattaaaaatggaagGTTTGTTACTGATGATTATTACGCTAAAAAATTACGTGAGAGTGGGGAGGTTGTGGAAGGTGCTTATGTCAATGCCAAGTCAGGCCAATATAACACTGTTGGTAAGAAAATACATGCCAATAGTAAAGGCAGAGGTGCTTCTAGTGGCTCTGCTGGTAATGATGGGCGACACAATTCAAATAAGAACGTACATGGTGCCATTAACATTTCCTCAAGTGGTACGCTTACCAACATAAACACGCCTAATGCAGCTTCGAGCAATGGTTCCAACTTTTTAAGTAGTTTGGCCGTTaataatttgaattttaaattacatcaaaatatgaaaatgcACAGCTACTCAGGTGTAACTAATGAATTTGAACGAGCAAGAAAAacttttgaatttttcGATAATAGacagaatttttttaatgacaATACACATCACCATAGTTCTGATTTGGAAGGTACTGCAGCTTTAGGTAAAATGGATCAAGAAAATTGGATGTATCAACACGCGGTTGCTTGTTCTAGATTTAATTCAACATTGTTATATGACAGGCAAAGAGTTTTACTTACGGAACAAAAGGGTTTAAGAGATGTTTATACCAACACTTTACACATTCCGGCAGCAACCCAATCTTGCAAAGTTATAAAAAGAACGTACAGGAATGAAAAAGGGATTGTGATTGAAACCAAGCTAACTGATTCTGACATCAATAGGAGGAAGATTGGACTAAAAGATTTTCCATTAagtttatttgaaaattgtGTTAGTGATGAGATTAAGAGACAGATACTGAAACAAAGACAATATGAACTTGAAAATTAA
- the PDL32 gene encoding putative ADP-ribose 1''-phosphate phosphatase (similar to Saccharomyces cerevisiae YMR087W | XRR1 | putative ADP-ribose-1''-monophosphatase), whose protein sequence is MLKILLNSSNGELTTIWKELVKITKFNSFTVDVLHNYFTKENIIGYVNPTIPTSSLTDVCIMAPGNSFGFLGGGFDKGIKDLFDDNFSPKINFEKLFRQEILSQTNRSFSPPLNTILIDLRKYKFMLDHTHWYKYIIHVPTMISPEKPVFHEDAILDSGYRMVFNCCWAGLNHIPKDIDLLIMPGFASGYFGVPPLVCGVSMILALKIYDLMMSSLSSSENNESLDTNIGNLTIDQINVLILKILNYDPLTFYDEEILRADLKLAPMENFDITNMEHVCDFLSAI, encoded by the coding sequence atgcttaaaatattattaaacagTTCTAACGGCGAACTAACCACTATATGGAAGGAGCTGGTAAAGATAACGAAATTTAATTCGTTCACAGTTGATGTATTACACAATTATTTTACCAAAGAAAACATTATTGGATATGTTAATCCAACTATACCCACTTCTTCTTTGACAGATGTCTGTATAATGGCACCTGGTAATTCATTCGGGTTTTTAGGTGGGGGGTTTGACAAAGGTATCAAAGATTTATTTGACGATAATTTTTCTCCAAAgataaattttgaaaaactgTTTCGACAAGAAATATTATCTCAAACAAATAGATCATTTTCACCCCCATTGAATACTATTTTAATAGATTTaagaaaatacaaatttATGTTAGATCATACACATtggtataaatatataatccATGTTCCAACAATGATCTCACCGGAAAAACCAGTTTTCCATGAAGATGCAATTCTAGATTCTGGATATAGAATGGTTTTCAATTGTTGCTGGGCTGGATTAAACCATATACCAAAAGATATTGATTTATTGATTATGCCTGGATTTGCATCTGGATATTTTGGGGTACCACCTTTAGTATGTGGTGTTAGTATGATTTTAGCCTTGAAAATATATGATCTAATGATGTCTTCGTTATCTTCAAGCGAAAACAATGAGTCTCTTGATACCAATATTGGGAACTTAACAATTGATCAAATTAacgttttaattttaaaaatattaaattatgaCCCTCTAACATTTTATGATGAGGAAATATTACGAGCGGACTTAAAATTGGCACCTATGGAAAATTTCGATATCACAAATATGGAACATGTATGCGATTTCCTATCggcaatttaa
- the YTA12 gene encoding m-AAA protease subunit YTA12 (similar to Saccharomyces cerevisiae YMR089C | YTA12 | Yeast Tat-binding Analog): protein MILGRSVHLLHSNVLKANRFANIARALSIITPANNSLRIISNLNRPIKTKKNNNIPLFHCKLHTSSVNLLRKNNTNNKKGDLDGDEEEALRRKGYDNADIEVERLKREIQFFLNEMKGIPTQDSEEWLKRKREIDDRMKKLEEAMNRQQHEHIFQQSMKDETSTESSQKNNGKDDKDNLKEAEESFKRKQEETKKKEEDLKKVLNDPKNRAFILSLGFFELSLIFLLGAYLFYHFALQEEKREISWQQFRSNFLAKGYVKRLVVVNKQFVKVEINTNGKNQPANSNGDGSLSEDYYFFTIGSLEKFEERLAKAQDDLHIPDDQKVPVIYTQESSFGRAFFQLLPTLLMLGGLFWLMRRSVSSMGGPGGPGGIFSVGKSKAKRFNQDTDVKIKFKDVAGCDEAKEEIMEFVNFLKDPKRYERLGAKIPRGAILSGPPGTGKTLLAKATAGEAGVPFYSVSGSEFVEMFVGVGASRVRDLFKTARENAPCIIFIDEIDAIGKARQKGNFSGANDERENTLNQLLVEMDGFTSSDHVVVLAGTNRPDVLDSALMRPGRFDRHINIDKPELEGRKQIFKVHLSKIKIAGGMTDLQNRLAVLTPGFSGADIANVCNEAALIAARDNADYVRLEHFEQAVERVIGGVERKSRVLSPEEKKVVAYHEAGHAVCGWYLEFADPLLKVSIIPRGQGALGYAQYLPGDIYLLTEQQLKDRMTMALGGRVSEELHFPSVTSGASDDFQKVTRMASAMVTELGMSPKLGWVNYQRKNDYDYSKPFSEETAAIVDDEVYRIVQECHDRCESLLKEKENDVEKIAQLLLKKEVLTREDMIHLLGKRPFPERNDAFDKYLNSKETEKLKKEEDETIEKDHEKRGNEKKKNADSDTETHKED, encoded by the coding sequence atgATATTGGGGAGGTCAGTCCACCTCTTGCATAGCAATGTTCTGAAAGCTAACAGATTCGCAAACATAGCTAGAGCACTTTCCATTATAACGCCTGCAAATAATTCATTACGTATTATATCAAACCTGAACAGACCcataaagacaaaaaaaaacaataatattccgTTGTTTCATTGTAAACTACACACGTCAAGTGTAAACCTATTAAGGAAAAACAATactaacaacaaaaaaggtGATTTGGATGgggatgaagaagaagctTTAAGGAGGAAGGGGTATGATAATGCTGATATAGAGGTGGAAAGattaaaaagagaaatcCAGTTTTTCTTGAATGAAATGAAGGGCATTCCTACCCAAGATTCAGAAGAATGgttgaaaaggaaaagggaAATCGATGACCGTATGAAGAAATTAGAAGAAGCCATGAATAGACAGCAACACGAACATATCTTTCAACAATCTATGAAAGATGAGACTAGCACTGAATCTTCCCAAAAAAACAACGGCAAGGATGACAAAGATAACTTAAAAGAAGCTGAGGAatcatttaaaagaaaacaagaagaaaccaagaaaaaggaagaagatttgaaaaaagtattaaatGATCCAAAGAATCgtgcttttattttgagTTTGGGATTTTTTGAGTTATccttaatatttttgttaggtgcttatttattttaccaCTTTGCCTTacaggaagaaaaaagagagattTCGTGGCAGCAGTTTAGATCCAATTTTTTAGCCAAGGGCTATGTAAAAAGGTTGGTTGTAGTCAACAAACAATTTGTTAAAgtagaaataaatacaaatggTAAAAATCAACCAGCAAACAGCAATGGCGATGGCTCTCTATCAGAAgattactattttttcaCTATTGGTTCGTTGGAGAAATTTGAAGAACGTTTAGCCAAAGCTCAAGACGATTTACATATTCCTGATGATCAAAAAGTTCCGGTGATTTACACGCAAGAAAGTAGTTTTGGTAGGgctttttttcaactatTACCCACTCTATTGATGCTTGGTGGGTTATTTTGGTTAATGAGAAGATCTGTTTCCTCCATGGGTGGACCGGGCGGCCCTGGTGGTATTTTTAGTGTTGGAAAATCCAAGGCCAAAAGATTTAACCAGGACACAGatgttaaaattaaattcaaGGATGTGGCAGGGTGTGACGAGGCTAAGGAAGAAATCATGGAATTTgttaactttttaaaagacCCCAAACGATATGAAAGATTGGGTGCCAAGATCCCAAGAGGTGCTATTTTATCTGGACCACCAGGTACTGGTAAAACTTTGTTGGCTAAGGCTACTGCGGGTGAAGCTGGTGTTCCATTTTATTCCGTATCTGGTTCGGAATTCGTGGAAATGTTTGTTGGTGTTGGTGCCTCAAGAGTTcgtgatttatttaaaactgcTAGAGAAAATGCACCTtgtatcatttttattgatgaaATTGATGCGATTGGGAAAGCTAGACAGAAGGGGAATTTTAGCGGTGCTAATGATGAGAGAGAAAACACCTTAAATCAATTATTGGTTGAAATGGACGGGTTTACTAGTTCTGAtcatgttgttgttttagcTGGTACAAATAGACCAGATGTCTTGGACAGCGCACTAATGAGACCTGGTAGATTTGATAGACATATTAATATCGATAAACCAGAATTAGAAGGTCGTAAACAAATATTCAAAGTTcatttatcaaaaattaaaattgctGGCGGTATGACTGATTTGCAAAACAGATTGGCCGTTTTAACGCCTGGTTTTTCTGGTGCCGATATTGCTAATGTTTGCAATGAAGCTGCGTTAATTGCTGCCAGAGACAATGCCGATTATGTTAGACTGGAACACTTTGAACAAGCTGTTGAACGTGTTATTGGTGGTGTTGAAAGAAAGAGTAGGGTACTATCTcctgaagaaaaaaaagttgttgcCTACCATGAAGCGGGCCACGCCGTTTGTGGTTGGTACTTAGAATTTGCAGACCCGTTATTAAAAGTTAGCATTATCCCAAGAGGCCAAGGTGCCTTGGGTTATGCTCAATATTTGCCCGGTGATATCTATCTATTAACCGAAcaacaattaaaagataGAATGACTATGGCTTTAGGTGGTAGAGTTTCTGAAGAATTGCATTTTCCATCTGTAACTAGTGGTGCTTCCGACGACTTTCAAAAAGTTACACGCATGGCATCTGCCATGGTCACTGAATTAGGTATGAGCCCTAAATTGGGTTGGGTCAATTATCAACGAAAAAATGACTACGATTATAGTAAGCCCTTTTCTGAAGAAACCGCTGCTAttgttgatgatgaagtGTACAGAATTGTTCAAGAATGTCACGATAGATGTGAATCTCTattgaaagaaaaggagAATGATGTAGAGAAAATCGCACAATTGTTGCTTAAGAAGGAAGTATTGACTAGAGAAGATATGATTCATTTATTGGGTAAAAGACCATTCCCTGAACGTAATGATGCgtttgataaatatttgaataGTAAGGAAACCgaaaagttgaaaaaggaagaagatgaaaCAATAGAAAAAGACCATGAAAAAAGgggaaatgaaaaaaagaagaatgCTGACAGTGATACTGAAACACACAAGGAAGATTGA
- the SEG1 gene encoding Seg1p (similar to Saccharomyces cerevisiae YMR086W | SEG1 | Stability of Eisosomes Guaranteed (paralog of YKL105C | SEG2)) — translation MLHQRKSREPVYLSNSSNSAAVAAASILGKSLTTNTNTSGLNRRYSTAFTPPSSRNNSLQYSAALLNNNNNGKKLNSLSSSHSNFKRKTSVRMNSISTVASSPANYPDNKLKRSNSIYYDAQDAFDSFGGPQAKGVLLKNNVNTSSNSNKSKTIKKYVPSGHGLVLVEVNVEEAKKQYHRNSTIASAMRKTSSSINLRSTFNKSNCPTTRSGSLTSNNTCKRKNSVLRSSSLIVSKNNALNGGKKAPIFTDQNQSSQDNNLKPKGLEIPTLNQSTTKDPSDFSSSLEETESTSAANYTGYDVLGINLASSIEEDVILEEQESQDEEQQQLTKDNNSLEGPAEEEMDKKSTPQDVKSTTFKINPIIVEHPDLSQQETTEENPIINEEHIKPIGVALSTDSEVATEMKTATGENIGDIKQYHIKDTDEETDLTFDKELIEYRQTLSDTADMLLNDNFIGDNGISTNTSDDSKEGGIAKKVSSGSLKEPLISDFPLFTAKDTFTNEDLSPKKNSATMAQLLRSNNPYLTKEHSNTSSTSSKLKKSNTLSSNTSSTETSTATTLTDDSLGAVLLSSPISSSRLKLDNNKAKNNVQPSMDNMKKPIKSALKNSSSLNARNNKSVTNESGVSAADDIYLRLATAENTRLNAQITGGSCGELSESGSPIKKRGSVIVRNSIKRNPSSLKKPVEGTSGRSNNIIDKKNLKVTPTQKSKLSYKTPLTQEDTIKWLGSEKRSSFERERPGSNGFGFKKMSLRNEADYEIANQELMGASEGVTGANNPVSTNGQLQHLANTAAISGTFKSRFDSDSDSEYDKAFGNATGGETVSTTPKKKIKQVFDSESPNPKMTGFSGLFKRGGSTNGKITSPNKNHNGDGFFTPPKLSSLMKISSLSSTGPSSQVVAPDTVPANNIQSGSPMNTTGTLRNTKDRKSAVTNNAKGIDNIISNNNNFEDSKSVKRQNRLFNHQDEIRGDKKKKKNKFSGKLKSFFSKHSEQL, via the coding sequence ATGCTACATCAGAGAAAATCTAGGGAACCTGTTTATTTGAGCAATTCATCAAACTCAGCTGCTGTTGCAGCTGCTTCGATATTGGGTAAAAGTTTGACAACAAACACTAATACTAGTGGCCTAAACAGAAGATATTCAACAGCTTTTACACCACCTTCATCAAGAAATAATTCACTTCAATACTCAGCGGCTCTactcaataataataataacggaaagaaattaaattcATTAAGTTCGTCTCAttccaattttaaaagaaaaacttcTGTTCGTATGAATAGTATTAGTACCGTTGCATCATCTCCTGCTAATTATCCAGATAACAAATTAAAGAGGAGCAACAGTATTTACTATGACGCGCAAGACGCTTTTGATAGTTTTGGAGGTCCTCAAGCGAAAGGTGttctattaaaaaacaatgtCAATACTTCTTCCAAttctaataaatcaaagacaataaagaaatatgtTCCTAGTGGTCATGGTTTGGTTTTAGTCGAAGTTAATGTCGAGGAGgctaaaaaacaatatcacAGAAATTCAACCATTGCCTCTGCCATGCGAAAAACCTCCTCCTCAATAAACTTGCGTTccacttttaataaaagcaaCTGTCCTACCACCCGATCAGGCAGCTTAACTAGCAATAACACAtgtaaaaggaaaaatagtGTTTTAAGAAGTTCCTCTTTGATTGTATCCAAAAATAACGCACTGAATGGTGGTAAGAAGGCTCCAATATTTACCGACCAAAATCAGAGTTCTCAAGATAATAATCTTAAACCCAAGGGTCTTGAAATCCCAACTTTAAATCAGTCTACAACTAAAGACCCTAGCGATTTTTCTTCAAGTCTCGAGGAAACCGAATCTACATCTGCGGCTAATTACACTGGATATGATGTACTAGGTATCAATTTGGCAAGTAGTATTGAAGAAGATGTGATATTAGAAGAGCAAGAATCACAAGATGAAGAGCAACAACAGTTAACAAAAGATAACAACTCATTAGAAGGTCCGGCAGAAGAAGAGATGGACAAAAAGAGTACTCCACAAGACGTAAAAtcaacaacttttaaaatcaacCCAATTATCGTAGAGCATCCTGATCTTTCTCAACAAGAAACCACTGAAGAAAATCCCATAATAAACGAAGAGCATATTAAGCCTATAGGTGTTGCCTTGTCAACGGATTCAGAAGTTGCTACAGAAATGAAGACAGCCACCGGCGAAAATATAGGAGATATTAAACAGTACCATATTAAAGATACGGATGAAGAAACTGACTTAACTTTTGATAAAGAACTGATAGAATATAGACAAACTTTAAGTGACACTGCTGATATGCTTTTAAACGATAATTTTATAGGGGATAATGGTATCAGTACCAACACTTCCGACGACTCAAAAGAAGGTGGAATTGCAAAGAAAGTTTCTTCTGGCAGTTTGAAGGAACCACTCATTAGTGATTTCCCTTTATTTACCGCTAAAGACACTTTTACTAATGAAGACCTATCACCTAAAAAGAACTCTGCCACTATGGCACAATTGCTGCGTTCCAACAATCCATATTTAACTAAGGAACATTCCAATACAAGCAGTACTAGTTccaaactaaaaaaatccAATACATTGTCATCAAATACATCTTCCACAGAAACTTCAACTGCAACTACCCTAACTGATGATAGTTTGGGAGCTGTCCTATTGTCTTCGCCCATTTCCTCTTCTCGTTTAAAACtcgataataataaagccAAGAATAACGTTCAACCTAGCATGGATAATATGAAAAAGCCTATCAAATCagctttaaaaaattcCAGCTCGTTAAATGCTAGGAATAATAAATCTGTTACCAACGAGAGTGGGGTCTCTGCTGCAGATGATATTTACCTAAGATTGGCAACTGCCGAAAACACAAGGCTGAATGCTCAAATTACCGGTGGTAGCTGTGGTGAACTATCAGAAAGTGGTTCACCCATTAAAAAACGTGGATCTGTCATTGTACGGAATAgtataaaaagaaacccatcttctttgaaaaaaccTGTTGAAGGTACTAGTGGTagaagtaataatattattgataaaaaaaaccttaAAGTTACGCCTACACAAAAATCTAAACTATCTTATAAAACGCCACTAACTCAAGAAGATACCATAAAGTGGTTGGGTTCGGAAAAGAGATCTAGTTTCGAAAGGGAACGTCCAGGGAGCAATGGATTtggtttcaaaaaaatgtctTTACGTAATGAGGCAGATTATGAAATTGCTAACCAAGAACTTATGGGGGCTTCTGAAGGTGTTACTGGCGCCAATAATCCCGTCAGTACGAATGGTCAACTTCAGCATTTGGCAAACACTGCTGCAATTAGTGGCACCTTTAAGAGCAGATTTGATTCTGATTCTGATTCCGAATATGATAAAGCTTTTGGAAATGCCACGGGTGGAGAAACTGTTTCCACAACGccaaagaagaaaattaagCAAGTATTTGACTCAGAATCACCCAACCCAAAAATGACTGGATTCAGTGGACTATTTAAACGAGGTGGTAGCACTAATGGCAAAATAACTTCTCCAAATAAGAACCATAATGGGGATGGGTTTTTCACGCCGCCAAAGTTATCCAGTTTGATGAAAATCTCTAGTCTTTCCTCTACTGGTCCATCATCTCAAGTTGTTGCCCCTGATACTGTCCCTGCCAATAATATACAGAGTGGTTCTCCTATGAACACCACAGGTACTTTGAGAAACACTAAGGATAGAAAGTCTGCAGTTACTAATAATGCAAAAGGTATTGATAACATTATttcaaataacaataattttgaGGATAGTAAAAGTGTGAAACGTCAAAACAGACTTTTTAATCATCAAGATGAAATACGTggtgataaaaaaaaaaagaaaaacaagttTAGTGGGAAATTAaagagttttttttctaaacaTTCAGAGCAGTTGTAA